In Thermodesulfobacteriota bacterium, the genomic stretch CTGTGAATAGCGCCGTCAACGCCGCCGCCGCCCGCGAGCCGTGAGTTCGCCGCGTTCACGATCGCGTCTGTATCCTGCAGGGTGATGTCCCCCTTCACGAGAGAGAGCCTGGCGCCTTCGACGATTATCTCCAATACGGTCCTCCGGCGGTCTTTACTTCATTATATCAAACAGGCCGTCTCGCAAGGATACGGTAATGAGAGGGGTTGAGCTTTGAGGATTGGACCACGTCGAAGCCCGACTCTTCGACAAAAGACCTGGCATCCCCTGCCGATACGCGCTCTTCGAGAGGCGGGCCCTTGTCCTCGGCCTTTTTCTCCCAGTCAAGGAGAAGCAGCGTGCCTCCGGGCTTCATTATCCTTCTTGTCTCGCGAAGGAGGCGGCTCTTGTCCACGGTCTCGTGGAGCACGAACGCCATCAGCGCGAAATCAGCGGTAAAGTCGGCCAGCGGGATCTCGTACTCCTCGGATTTCATGAGGATTACGTTGTCAGGAGGGTTCTTCCTGTCCCTGAGGTATATGAGCATGTCCGCCTGTGTGTCTACCGCAAAGGCCATGCCGGTCGGGCCGATGATCCTCGCGGCGGGTATCGTGAAGAAGCCCGGGCCCGAGCCTATATCGGCAAAGGCCTGGCCTGTCCGCAGGCCTGATTCGCGCAAGAGCCGCTCGGGAGACAGGTCCTTTTCCCTTTCCGCGCTCATGAGCCTTTCGAGGTGCTCCGGGCTGAATTTGTGCATCAGAAGCCTCCGGTCCTGAGATAGGTGGCGAACAGGACTATAAGCAGGGCTATTATGAGGTTGGTCCTCCCGAATATCTTTGCGAGCCTCGAATAACCCGGCGAGCTCCGCGCCCTGGGGCCGAGCCAGAAGTCGTGGACGAGGCTCGATATTACTATGAGCGCGACCAGCGCGAGCTTTGCGGCAAGCGCCTGGCCGAAGCCCGTTGAGTGGAGGGCCGGGTCGATAATTCCGGAAGGCGGGATTGCCCAGAGGTAGTAAAGCATCACGGGGCCGGTCACGAGGAGCGTGACTATGGCCACCCAGCCCCAGAACCTGTACTTCTTGCCCACGACCTGGTATATCTGCGACTTGGCCTTGGGGTCAGGCACGCTCTTCAGATACGGTGCAATGACGATCACGAGGAAGAGCATGCCGCCTACCCAGAATATCGCGGCCAGAATATGGAGGAGAAGAGCTGCCTGAAGGATCATTCCAAAATGCCTCCTTTAATAAGTGTGTGTATAATATATCTTATTCCCGAGCGCCTTTCCATGACGTTAATCATCTGCTGACGGCCAAACCAGGGCCGCATTGACCGGCCCATACTTCCGGGACGGCAGGGCAGGCGCGGAACACAGGGTCTTGATATAATTAAATCAGGAGGTGAGGGAAATGCTCGGCTGGGCTTTGACTTTCCTGATAATAGCCATAATAGCGGGGCTTTTGGGTTTCACCGGCATAGCCGGCGCGGCAGCCTGGATAGCACAGGTTCTTTTCGTCATGGCGCTCGTCATCTTTCTGGTTTTCCTGTTCCTCGGGTATTCCGGGTACAAAAAGATAACGAAATGACCTGAAACCTCCGCCTGAAACAAAAAGGCCTTGCATGCCTAAGGCATGCAGGGCCTTTTTGAATTCCCTGACAGGCTGCTGAAAGTCCATATGCGTCGAAGGCTACGCCGCTGGCTACGAAGGCGGCGTACACGAAAAGTACGCCTCATTCCTCGCTCCCCTATTCCAACTGGGGCCTCGCATCTGGAGCTGTTGAGCAGCCTGAATAAAAACGGAGTTTTTCAGCAAGCTCCTAAAATCTTATACGCACAAGGTCGATACTTTCTATCTTCTCGACCATGTCAAGCTTCTCATCGTAGAGCTTCTGCGCCTTGACCACAGGGACCCCGATTTTTATTGTGCCGTCCTTTTCCACCTCGGCGAAGGACGAGTCATGCACGCTCCGGCCGATGCCGTAGGCGGCGCCGACAAGGACGCCTATGGCCGCGCCTGTCGGTATATACTCGATGTGGTCGCCGGGGTCGTCGGTAAGGAACATCACGGCAGTGCCCAGGAGGCCGCCTATGAGGCCGCCGTAGATGGAGTCCCTGAGGGTCCTCTGCATGGTGTCTTCTGCGAAAGCAGAGGTCGCGGAGGCGAAAAAGGCGACTGCCATGAAAAGAGCTACGATCTTTCTCATTATTATTACCCTTATGCGCCCGAGCGCTTTGAAACGGTGCCTTGGAGAGAAACGGATGACTGCCGCTCTCAAATATGATACAGTACGGAAACGAATTCTGTCAAGCGGTTAATCCCGTCTTAAACTGAGGGGACCAGCCGCACCCTTCCACATCCGGTTAAGGGCCGTCCGCGAGCGGACGGCTTCCTATCAAAAATTATAATAATTTTGAATAGTTACGAGCCAGGCGCGCGTCCCTGGAAGACTTGACATAAGTTTAATCATAGATATACTGAGAACAGGAGGGGAGATGACGATAAGTGCCGATATTTTCGACCTCGCTATCTTTTTAATCGGTTTAGGTTTTTTCATCATCGCAATAGCATTGATCCCCGCCGTTCTGCAGCTTAAAAGGACCTTCAAGGCGGTAGAGGACCTTACGCTCGAGGCGAGGAAGTCCGTCGAGATAATGAACTTCATAGGTGAAAAGGCCAAGGACCAGGCCGCTGACATAGAGGAGCTTCTGGCAAGGTTAAAGGAGTTAGGCATCAAGGTCACCGGCCTTGGCGAGCTCCTGGTCGACAACGTCAAGCTTCCGCTCATAAGTTTCCTCAGTTTCCTTTTCGGGGCCGAGGAAGGCCTGAGGAGGTTTTTCCGCAGGGACGCAGAAAAAAAAGGAGGGGAAAAAGATGAACAACTCTAAGGGCGTGGCCATGGCTTTCCTCATAGGCGGGGTTATAGGCGCGGGGCTTGCCCTGCTTTTCGCCCCGTCCTCCGGTTACGAGACCAGGAGGAGGATAAAGGACAGCGTTGAGGACGCAGGCGACTGGACCGTGGACAGGTACCAGGACGCGCGCTATAAGATGGCCGAGTCGTCGGGCAAGGTAAAGCAGTTCATAGGGGAGAAGAAAGAGGACCTCCAGTCAGCCTTCGAAGCCGGCAAAGACGCCTTTCAGAAGGGCAAAGAGCGACTTACGAGGGAATCGTAAGCAAAAGGCCCTGATATACAGGCACTCAAGAGCGCGGACCTGGGCAGGGCCCCGTTCCTCACGCTTATGCATCGCCCCACATCTTCGCCAGAGCGGAACCTGGTCCGGTTTTGAGAGCCGGCCTGCCTTGAGGTGCGCCTAAATGAGGAGCGGGGCTGATGGCTGACGAGCTGGTCACATTGAGCGTTTTCACCGCGGACGTCGGAGGGTTCGTCGGGCACGCGAGCAGCCACCCCGACGTGCTCGACACCGCAAGGGAAAGGCTCCAGGCGGCCCGTGGAAAAGGCAGGATAAAGGACTTCCACATCCTCCGGTGCGGCGACGACCTGAGCCTCATTATTTCCCACGCTGGCGGGCTCAATGACAGGGCTGTGCACGGGCTTGTCTGGGATACCTTCACGGCATGCAGGGAGACTGCCGAGGAACTCAAGCTATACGCGCCCCGCAGGGGCATGCTCGAGGACTTCGCGGGGAACGTGCGGTACATGGGCCCCGGCGTCGCCGAGATGGAGTTTGCCGAGCGCACAAGCGAGCCAGTCCTCGTCTTCATAGCGAACAAGATAGTGTCGGGCTCGTGGAACCTGCCCCTTTTCAGGGTCTTCGGCGACCCGTTCAATACCTCCGGACTCGTATCAGACCCGGCCATGCTGAACGGGTTCACCTTCAGGGTTCTTGACTTGAGGGAAAGGCATGCGATAGACCTCAAGACCCCCGAAGACCTGCACCTCCTCCTTGCGCTCATAGGCTCCACCTCGAGATACATCATTGCATCCGTAACAAGGAACACCGACGGCGAGATAGCGGCCGTCATATCCTCCGAGAAGTATGACGTCCTCGCCGGGACCGTATGCGCGGGGTGCGAGCCGGCTATGGTCGTAAGGTGCCAGGCGGGCCTGCCCGCGGTCGGTGAGGCGGTCGAGGCGTTCGCTTTCCCATATCTCGTGGCGGGCTGGATGCGTTATTCCCACATAGGCCCGCTCATGCCGGTGCCTTTTTACGAGGCCCACGCGACGCGGTTCGACGGCCCGCCCAGGGTCATCGCGGCCGGATTCCAGCTCTCGGGAGGCCGCCTCATAGGGCCCCTCGATATGTTCGACGACCCTGGTTTCGACCGGGCCAGGAAGGTCGCGAACGAGACGGCCGACTACCTCCGGAGGCACGGCCCATTCAGGCCGCACAGGCTTCCGCAGGAGGAGCTCGAGTTCTCCTCCATGCCCATAGTCCTCGAAAAGGTCAAGGAAAGATTCAGGAAGATATGAGGGTGAGGCGTCCCCGTCTTCCCCGCACGCCTGGGACGATGGCGCGAAGGCCGGCCCGGAAAGGCGGCGTCCCGGGAAGGAAGGGCGGACACCTGCCTGCGGGCAAGCTGCCGACCGCGCTCCTGGATAGGCTCCTTAAGAAGTATTCCGTTACCGACCCGAGCGTCGTCGTAGGCCCGGCAATAGGCATCGACGCCGCGATAATAGATTTCCCGGGAGAGTTCCTTGCGGCAAAGTCCGACCCCATAACTTTCGTTGCCGAGGACATCGGGTATTACGCCGTTCATGTAAACGCGAACGATATCGCCGTGATGGGCGGCACACCGAGGTGGTTCCTGGCTACGGTGCTCCTTCCCGAGGGGAAGGCTACGGCCAGGATGGCTGAGAGCGTATTCTCCCAGCTTAAGAAGGCCTGCAAGGACGCGGGCCTTTCGCTATCCGGGGGCCATACCGAGATTACCGGAGGAATAGACAGGCCCATGCTCGTCGGCCATGCCCTGGGCACGGTGCCCCGGGAGCGCGTCATAACCGCCGGAGGGGCAAGGCCCGAGGACGATGTAATACTCACGAAGGGGGTAGCCATCGAGGCCGCGAGCATAATCGCAAGGACCCTCGGGGAGGACCTCAGGAAGGCCTTCTCTCCTTCCTTCATAAAGAGGTGCAGGGACTACATACGAAGGCCCGGGCTCAGCGTCGTAAAGGACGCGAGGGCGGCCCTTTCGGCAGGCAGGGTGAACGCGATGCACGACCCTACCGAGGGAGGGCTCGTGGCGGGCCTCCATGAGCTCTCCATAGCCTCAGGCGTCCGGATCGCCGTGGAGCGGGACCTTATACCGATACTGCCGGAATCCAGGGCGCTTTCGGAATACTTCCGCATAGACCCGCTCGGGTCCATCTCTTCCGGAGCGCTCCTCCTCGCCGCCCCTCAGGAGGATTCCATTAGCATAAAGAAGGCCCTGGCTTTCGAAGGCATAGCCTCCGCAATAATAGGGCGCGTGGAGGGCAGGGGCAGGGGCGTAAGGATCATCGAAAACGGGAAATCAAGAACCCTTCGGCCTTTCGATAGAGACGAGATCGCCAAAATATTGCTATAATCAAACAGGAGCCTATATCATGCCAAAAAAGGCTGGCAAGGGCCTGATGCAGAAGGCAGCGCACATGATAAGGAGGAAGGCCATAGACCCTGGAGGGGACCCGTATCTCAATAAGGAGGCCCCGAAGGACATGGCCCTCTGCAAAAGGTGCGGGGCCGTATACCACGAGAAGAGGTGGTATGGGAGGGAGGGTCTTCCGGAGAAGCTTCAAAATAAGCCTAATACCGACCTGGTCTTTTGCCCCGGCTGCCAGAAGTACCGGGACAAGTACCCCGGCGGCTATCTGACGATCGAGGGCAGCTTCGTCGAGGAGCACGGGGACGAGATAGTGCGCCTCATAGAAAACAAGGAAGACAGGCAGATATATATAAACCCGCTCGAAAAGGTCATGGATATAAGGCGGCGGGACGGCCGTATAGAGGTCGAGACAACGACTGACAAGCTCGCCCAGAGGATAGGCCTTATCATCCAGAAGGCGTTTAACGGCGAGATAGCTTACAAGTGGAGCACTGACAACAGGATCGCAAGAGTCGTGTGGAGGAGGGACGATTCTTAGCTTTCCGGAGAAGGGCTTTCGAAGATGACGATGGAAGCAAGGCTTTACAGGAAGGTCGAGGGAGGCCGCGTACTCTGCGGCCTTTGCGCTTTCCGGTGCCGGATAGAGGACGGCAGGCACGGGGTTTGCGGGGTGCGGGAGAATATCGGGGGCGTCCTTTACACGCGGACATGGGGAAAGGTCGTTGCAGGGAACATCGACCCGGTGGAGAAAAAGCCGCTGTACCATTTCCAGCCCGGATCGCTCTCCTATTCGATAGCGACAGTCGGCTGCAATTTCAGGTGCCTTCACTGCCAGAATTCCGAGATATCACAGGCGCCCAGGGAGAGGAAGGTCTCCTCGGGCGAGGAGACCTCGCCCGAGGAGATAGCGTCGGAGGCTTACGAGACGGGCTGTTCGAGCGTTTCCTACACTTATACCGAGCCGACGATATTTTTCGAGTTCGCGGAGGACGCAGGCGCGCTGGCCAAGGGAAAGGGCCTCAAGAACATCTTCGTGACGAACGGTTACATGACCCGCGAATGCCTTGACGAGCTCGAAGGCCTGCTGGACGCGGCGAACGTGGACCTCAAGTCCTTCAGCGATTCGACTTACAGGAAGGTGTGCGGCGCAAGGCTCGCCCCTGTGCTGGAATCTATCGAGCGGATGCGCGAGCTGGGGATCTGGGTCGAGGTTACGACCCTCGTAATCCCCGGCATAAACGACAGCGAGGAAGAGTTGCGCGAAATCGCCAGATGGATCCACCGGACGGACAAGAGGACGCCCTGGCACATAAGCGCGTTCCATCCGGCTTACAAGATGGCGGACGTCCCGCCGACGCCCGTGGAGAAGCTCGAAAGGGCCCGGGACATAGGTCTCGAAGAGGGGCTCAGGTACGTCTATACCGGGAACATACCCGGCCACAAGGGCGAGTCGACCTATTGCTATAATTGCGGCGCGCTCCTCATCGAGCGGCTCGGCTTCAGGGTCAAAAATAATTTCATAGCCGAGTCGAAATGCCCGAAGTGCGGCGTTGTGATTGACGGGGTAGAGCTTTAAATCCGATTTGACTTAGAGCTCTTTATGGAATCCTTTTCCGCGCTGCCGCGCGGTTTTCGAGGGTAAGGCTCACTTGCTATCATCCTCCCCCACCCCGTGAAATGAGCCCTTTATTCGCTTCGCTCATCCAGCCCCGGCTCATTCACGCTCTTCCACCCTTATGCTGCGCTCCCTTACCCTCAGGGGTTTGTTTAAGACAAAAAACTCTGCTACGAGTAGCGCGATTGCGTTTCTTGTTCATCTCTTAAAACAACCCGGGGGGCATAAGGCGGAGCGAACATAGGGATGGGGGAGGGGCGGGCGAGGCGGGGCAGCAGGAGCGAGGCCAAAGGCCGAGCGACATAAGGGCCGGGCCCGGAGGAAGGAGGCGGATAGTGCGCGGAGCCTTATGCCCAAAAAGAGCGCGGCAGCGCGATAAAGGTCTTTTGCGACATGTTTGAATAAGAGAGGATAGCAAGCGAGTTTTCCCCTCAAAAAACTGCACGGCAGCGCGGAAAAGGCCTTTTACCATGCACGCCATTCAAGAGAATAAAAACCGCAAATCCTTCCAAAAAGCCGCGTTCTCAATCCACCTGCTATAATTGAATAAACGGCTTCGCATGGATTGCTGGAGGGGGTGGCGCTCTGCCCCCGACTAAACCAATAGCCTGTGCCCTGCGGGGCGGAAGGAGGGGCGAGATGCTTGCTGAGTTCAGCATAATGCCGATAGGCAAGGGCGAGAGCATGGGCGACTCGATCGCGAGCGTCTTGAAGATCGTAGACGAGAGCGGCCTTCCCTACAAGGCGAACGCGATGGGAACGGTCGTCGAGGGCGGATGGGACGAGGTAATGGGGCTCATAAAGAAATGCCACGAGGAAGTGCTTAAGACCGCGCCCAGGGCCACGAGCACAATAAGCCTCGACATAAGGCCCGCAAAGCCCGACGACCGCCTTGTCGAACGGCTAAGGAGCGTCGAGAGGCGACTCGGCAGGGAGGTCAAGAAATAATAGAGATAGACGGGAGCTACGGCGAGGGCGGGGGGCAGATGGTCCGCTCCGCCCTCGCCCTCGCTTCCCTTACAGGCCTTGCCGTGAAGGTTTATGACATCCGGGCGGGCAGGGAGTCGCCCGGGCTCAAGCCGCAGCACCTCCTGAGCGCCAGGGCCGCGGCAAATGTAACAGGCGGGGTCCTCAAGGGGGCCGAGCCGGGGTCAATGACTCTCGAATACCTGCCGGGCAGGCTTAAGCCCGGCAGGTATTCTTTTGACGTCGGCACGGCAGGGTCGACCGGGCTCGTCTTTCAGGCTGTACTGCCGGCGCTCCTCTTCGCGGGCGGCCCGTCGTCAGTCAGCATAGGGGGCGGCACGCACGTGCCCTGGAGCCCGGTTCCCGAATACATCGAAGAGGTATTCCTCGGGGCGGTCCGGCCAATGGGGCTTGAGGTCTCGTTGGGGATGCGCCTGCGCGGATATTACCCTGCCGGGGGCGGCTTGATCGAGGCGGATATCAGCCCGGTCGAGAAGCCCCTCTCCCGCATATCCATAAGAGAGCGCGGCAGGCTCAAGGGGCTTAAGATATTTTCAGCCGTCTCCAACCTGCCGTTAACGATCGCGGAAAGACAGCTCAAGGAGGCCCTTTCCGCCCTTCAAGACTTCTCAGGCCTTATCGAAGCCAGAGCATTGGATGTGTCGTCAGGGGGAAGGGGCACTTACGTCTTCGTCCTCGCTGAATTCGAAAACGTAAACGCAGGCTTCACCTCGCTCGGGGGCAGGGGCAAGAGGGCCGAGACCGTCGGAAGCGACGCGGCTGAAAGTTTCCTTCACTATGTGAAGAGGAGAGGCGCGCTCGACAGGCACCTTCCGGACCAGTTGATCCTCTTCGCTGCGCTGGCAGGCGGCACGTCTTTCTTTACAGCTTCCGAGATAACCAGCCACCTCCTTACCAACATACATGTCATTGAGTAGTTCCTGCCTGCCCGCTTC encodes the following:
- a CDS encoding DUF4149 domain-containing protein; the encoded protein is MILQAALLLHILAAIFWVGGMLFLVIVIAPYLKSVPDPKAKSQIYQVVGKKYRFWGWVAIVTLLVTGPVMLYYLWAIPPSGIIDPALHSTGFGQALAAKLALVALIVISSLVHDFWLGPRARSSPGYSRLAKIFGRTNLIIALLIVLFATYLRTGGF
- a CDS encoding BCAM0308 family protein produces the protein MPKKAGKGLMQKAAHMIRRKAIDPGGDPYLNKEAPKDMALCKRCGAVYHEKRWYGREGLPEKLQNKPNTDLVFCPGCQKYRDKYPGGYLTIEGSFVEEHGDEIVRLIENKEDRQIYINPLEKVMDIRRRDGRIEVETTTDKLAQRIGLIIQKAFNGEIAYKWSTDNRIARVVWRRDDS
- the amrS gene encoding AmmeMemoRadiSam system radical SAM enzyme; its protein translation is MTMEARLYRKVEGGRVLCGLCAFRCRIEDGRHGVCGVRENIGGVLYTRTWGKVVAGNIDPVEKKPLYHFQPGSLSYSIATVGCNFRCLHCQNSEISQAPRERKVSSGEETSPEEIASEAYETGCSSVSYTYTEPTIFFEFAEDAGALAKGKGLKNIFVTNGYMTRECLDELEGLLDAANVDLKSFSDSTYRKVCGARLAPVLESIERMRELGIWVEVTTLVIPGINDSEEELREIARWIHRTDKRTPWHISAFHPAYKMADVPPTPVEKLERARDIGLEEGLRYVYTGNIPGHKGESTYCYNCGALLIERLGFRVKNNFIAESKCPKCGVVIDGVEL
- a CDS encoding MTH1187 family thiamine-binding protein — its product is MLAEFSIMPIGKGESMGDSIASVLKIVDESGLPYKANAMGTVVEGGWDEVMGLIKKCHEEVLKTAPRATSTISLDIRPAKPDDRLVERLRSVERRLGREVKK
- a CDS encoding methyltransferase domain-containing protein → MHKFSPEHLERLMSAEREKDLSPERLLRESGLRTGQAFADIGSGPGFFTIPAARIIGPTGMAFAVDTQADMLIYLRDRKNPPDNVILMKSEEYEIPLADFTADFALMAFVLHETVDKSRLLRETRRIMKPGGTLLLLDWEKKAEDKGPPLEERVSAGDARSFVEESGFDVVQSSKLNPSHYRILARRPV
- a CDS encoding fructose 1,6-bisphosphatase, translating into MADELVTLSVFTADVGGFVGHASSHPDVLDTARERLQAARGKGRIKDFHILRCGDDLSLIISHAGGLNDRAVHGLVWDTFTACRETAEELKLYAPRRGMLEDFAGNVRYMGPGVAEMEFAERTSEPVLVFIANKIVSGSWNLPLFRVFGDPFNTSGLVSDPAMLNGFTFRVLDLRERHAIDLKTPEDLHLLLALIGSTSRYIIASVTRNTDGEIAAVISSEKYDVLAGTVCAGCEPAMVVRCQAGLPAVGEAVEAFAFPYLVAGWMRYSHIGPLMPVPFYEAHATRFDGPPRVIAAGFQLSGGRLIGPLDMFDDPGFDRARKVANETADYLRRHGPFRPHRLPQEELEFSSMPIVLEKVKERFRKI
- the rtcA gene encoding RNA 3'-terminal phosphate cyclase — translated: MDGSYGEGGGQMVRSALALASLTGLAVKVYDIRAGRESPGLKPQHLLSARAAANVTGGVLKGAEPGSMTLEYLPGRLKPGRYSFDVGTAGSTGLVFQAVLPALLFAGGPSSVSIGGGTHVPWSPVPEYIEEVFLGAVRPMGLEVSLGMRLRGYYPAGGGLIEADISPVEKPLSRISIRERGRLKGLKIFSAVSNLPLTIAERQLKEALSALQDFSGLIEARALDVSSGGRGTYVFVLAEFENVNAGFTSLGGRGKRAETVGSDAAESFLHYVKRRGALDRHLPDQLILFAALAGGTSFFTASEITSHLLTNIHVIE
- a CDS encoding YtxH domain-containing protein, with amino-acid sequence MNNSKGVAMAFLIGGVIGAGLALLFAPSSGYETRRRIKDSVEDAGDWTVDRYQDARYKMAESSGKVKQFIGEKKEDLQSAFEAGKDAFQKGKERLTRES
- a CDS encoding AIR synthase family protein, which translates into the protein MARRPARKGGVPGRKGGHLPAGKLPTALLDRLLKKYSVTDPSVVVGPAIGIDAAIIDFPGEFLAAKSDPITFVAEDIGYYAVHVNANDIAVMGGTPRWFLATVLLPEGKATARMAESVFSQLKKACKDAGLSLSGGHTEITGGIDRPMLVGHALGTVPRERVITAGGARPEDDVILTKGVAIEAASIIARTLGEDLRKAFSPSFIKRCRDYIRRPGLSVVKDARAALSAGRVNAMHDPTEGGLVAGLHELSIASGVRIAVERDLIPILPESRALSEYFRIDPLGSISSGALLLAAPQEDSISIKKALAFEGIASAIIGRVEGRGRGVRIIENGKSRTLRPFDRDEIAKILL
- a CDS encoding DUF1328 domain-containing protein is translated as MLGWALTFLIIAIIAGLLGFTGIAGAAAWIAQVLFVMALVIFLVFLFLGYSGYKKITK